Genomic window (Bacteroidales bacterium):
TAATTTGATCAGTAATGCACGGATATCAAAATGAATGGAATCCAGCATTTTCCGGAAATTATCCAGTTGCTTTGACATTTCATAGACTACCTTCTTTTCTTTGGTGACAGCCTGTACCAGAAATGCTACATCATCTCCGAATTGTTCCTGTATTTGATCTATTGTGTATGGAGTATCTTCAACAACATCGTGTAATAAAGCTGCGATAATAGAATTGGTTCCCAGTTTTAATTCTTCACCGATTATACGCGCAACTGCAATGGGATGAAGGATATATGGTTCTCCGCTGTTACGCTTTTGTGGAAGATGTGCCTTGTAAGCCAGTTCGTAAGCTTCCCGGATCTGTTTCATTTCCTCTTCGGTTTTACCGGATAGGATTCCCTGAAAAAATAATTTTTTTTGTTCTTCTACTATTTGATCAAAATCAATGATTTGATTTTTCATCTGATGATATTTAAAAGTTGGTGGGATTAACAAACTGATTATGATGTTATCCGCAATTCAAATATACTATTTTTTACTGAGAATTGAT
Coding sequences:
- a CDS encoding HD domain-containing protein; the protein is MKNQIIDFDQIVEEQKKLFFQGILSGKTEEEMKQIREAYELAYKAHLPQKRNSGEPYILHPIAVARIIGEELKLGTNSIIAALLHDVVEDTPYTIDQIQEQFGDDVAFLVQAVTKEKKVVYEMSKQLDNFRKMLDSIHFDIRALLIKL